The Chlorocebus sabaeus isolate Y175 chromosome 14, mChlSab1.0.hap1, whole genome shotgun sequence genome segment AGGAGGTAATTCAGAGCCACGAAAAGTTGCACCATATGCTTTGGGGTTGCCGGCTGCTTCTGTGCATGGGGACGGGGTTTAGTGCCAGTCTGCAAAACCCTCCTCGCTGCGGTATGCCCTGGGTGGGGACCTGGGGGGGCCACGTTTTCTCTCCCTGAAGGAGAATCTGCTGGGGGCCACGGTTCTCGAAAAGGGAACTCACAAGGAACACAGGCGTCCCCAAAACCTGCCCTTGATAACATCAGGCCTGGCCAaatagtatttctttaaaaaaaatttttttttgtttcattttattggaTAAAGATTAAGAAAGCGCCAGCAGTGACTGAGAGAAGGGAAGCAAACCACGCCCGGCGGCCCCGCGGCCTGGAGAGGGTCCCTGGCGCGGGCGGACAGGCGGTCTACCTGGAGGCGCTGGTCTCGGCCAGCCGGTTGTTCATGATGCCCAGGGCGCCCACGCCGCCCGAGAAGCCGTTCTGGCGCGTGTTGACGCACACGCTGCGCGGGTAGCCGTTGGCCGTCTCCGACAGCTGCTTCTGCAGCAGCGCCAGCGACACCTTGTTGGAGGCCGTGAGGTCGCGCATGGAGATGAGCTCGCCCGAGAGGCGGCGGCCCTCGGCGTCGCTGTCGCGGGCCGCGGGGTCGGCGCCAAGCGCAGCCAGGCGGCGGCGCAGCCGGGAGCCCGGGGTGATGGCATTGCGCCGGGACAGGGGCGCGCCGGGCGCCGGGCAGCAGCGCGCGCAGCAGCGGCAGCTCAGCTTGCGCAGCATCCAGTTGAGCACCTGCTTGATGAGGATGGAGATGACGTTGAAGAGCGAGTAAATGCAGCACACGCCGAGCAGGATGAAGAGGAAGTTGCCCAGGCGGTAGAGCCCCTGGTTCCGGTAGGCGGCGTGCTGGCTGCTCACCAGGTCCCCGAAGCCGATGGTGCTGAAGGTGACGAAGCAGAAGTAGAGCGAGTCCACGTAGTCCCAACCCTCCACGCTGGTGTACATGGCCGAGGCGCAGCACGACAGCAGCACGGCAAACAGGCCCAGGATGAGCAGCACGTGGTACACCGAGGGCTTCCAGCCCGCCAGGCTGTCGGCCTCCGAGAGCGCGGAGCCACGGCGGAAGGTGGCGGGCA includes the following:
- the KCNK12 gene encoding potassium channel subfamily K member 12, encoding MSSRSPRPPPRRSRRRLPRPSCCCCCCRRSHLNEDTGRFVLLAALIGLYLVAGATVFSALESPGEAEARARWGATLRNFSAAHGVAEPELRAFLRHYEAALAAGVRADALRPRWDFPGAFYFVGTVVSTIGFGMTTPATVGGKAFLIAYGLFGCAGTILFFNLFLERIISLLAFIMRACRERQLRRSGLLPATFRRGSALSEADSLAGWKPSVYHVLLILGLFAVLLSCCASAMYTSVEGWDYVDSLYFCFVTFSTIGFGDLVSSQHAAYRNQGLYRLGNFLFILLGVCCIYSLFNVISILIKQVLNWMLRKLSCRCCARCCPAPGAPLSRRNAITPGSRLRRRLAALGADPAARDSDAEGRRLSGELISMRDLTASNKVSLALLQKQLSETANGYPRSVCVNTRQNGFSGGVGALGIMNNRLAETSASR